aaatgaaccagcatgtggaagatctccctctctctctcttcctgttaatgcataccttgggggagcagatgatagcccaagtacttgtttcccccatcacctatgtgggagatgcagactgagttcagatggagctccaggctcctggctttggtctggcccagctctgcagtgtgggtatttggggagtgaatcagcggagaGAAAATCTCTGTCAGTCTCAGTCTGTGTCTCACTgtcaagaaggaaggaaggaaggaaggaaggaaggaaggaaggaaggaaggaaggaaggaagagagagagcgtgcgCGAGCAGGCAGTGGGTTTGGCCCACAGATGGTAGTTCAGCAACTCCTGGCATAGAACTTCAGAGTGACAAGAATCTATCCAAAAGAATCTGTAGGGAGGAAGGGGAATGAGCGCCGGTGCACAGAGTGGTGAGGGCTGAGCCAAGGGATTTAGGTAGAGCTGATATTGTCTGCCCTGAGTGGTTTTTCATCTACATTGATGAGCTCTTTTATTAAATGTCCTGACAATGTCCCTGATAAATTATTATCTGCAAGAATTGTGTAGTCTCTGTCACaccttcttcttttaaagaatagtagtggccagcattgtgtgcagcaggttaaaccattgcctgtgacaatggcatcccatatgagcactggtttgagttccggctgctccacttctgatccagctccctgtaatgtgtttgggaaggcagcacaccatggccctaatgcttgggcccctaccacccatgtgggagacccatatagagttccaggctcctggcttcagccagctgtggccatttgggtagtgaaccagcagatggaagatctctctgtctccccctcgccctctctctctataactctgcctttcaaatgaaaaatttttaaaaacaataaataaataaaaataaacacaaggaGCTGAGtctcagagagagtgagacactTGGGTGGACGTGGAATCTGAACTCTCGGTCTGACTGCATTGCTCCCCATCACGTCCATTCCctgacccctgggaggcagcggcgtgTTCTGAAACTGTGCTGCTTCCTTTGCTGGCTGTCCTAAGGAAATCGGATGTAACACCTGACCTTTAGCAGCCTGGGGTGCCCACGCTGAAGGAGAtcagcctgcacctgtgtgaacgTACCTCCTgaaatggcccaggcacttggagatGGGAGGTGAGAGCTCTGACCGCTGGGTGGCATCCCACTGACTGCTAAGTcagctccccaagtggctgctaagcCCGTGCCCTATTTCCAGGCCCCCTCCGGATGCCTCTCCTGCCACGACCTTGCCGGGTGGTAGAATGTTCCCCAGTCAAGGGTGGGACATTTGTTGGGCATCGTGTTAAGAAGTTACACACACTACAGACGTTTCCCTGTGGGTTCTGACCACATCTGCAAGATCAGGGTTAGCAAAGTAAATGGTCACAATTTCATCCCCAAGCACTGACAGTGTGCTGGTCTAGTTACTTTACAAATGGTCTTTGCAGCGTGACAACAACCCTGGAAGATAGGACTTCCTACCCAATGAGCAAATGGGAGTGCTGGGGGACAAAGATGACGTTTACGTAGCTGTTCCATGGATGTGATCAACCGTTCCATGAACCCGTTCCATGAGGCAGTTAAGTGGGATTCCAGGTAAAGAGAGGAGAAAAATGTTTGGAGCGGTGGGCTTGCCACCTGCTCATCTCTTCTCTCTGgatacacatctttttttttttttttttttacaggcagagtggatagtgagagagagagagagacagagagaaaggtcttcctttttgccttggttcactctccaatggccgctgcagctggctcatctcgctgatccgaagccaggagccaggtgcttctcctggtctcccatgtgggtgcagggcctaaggacttgggccatcctccactgcctttccgggccatagcagacagctggcctggaagaggggcaaccgggatagaatccggcgccccaaccgggactagaacccggtgtgcctgcgccgcaaggcggaggattagcctgttaagccacggcgccggcctggatgcaCATCTTTGCATATGCTCAGGGTAGTGTGGAAATACAAAATATGGCATTCACTTCGGGATTAGACAGCACCACATTCAAATCCCAGTCCCACTACTTGCTAGTCATGTGACcaatcacagttttttttttttttttttttgacaggcagagtggacaatgagagagagcgacagagaaaaaggtcttccttccttttccgttggttcaccccccaatggccactgcggccagcgctctgcggccagcgcaccacgctgatccgaagccaggagccaggtgcctctcctggtctcccatggggtgcagggcccaagcacttgggccatcctccactgcactcccgggccacagcagagagctggacaggaagaggagcgactgggacagaatctggtgccccgaccaggactagaactgggggtgcctgcgctgcaggcggaggattagcctagtgagccgcggtgccggcccaatcacagcttttttaaaaaaagatttattttatttatttgaaagactgagttcacacacacataaacacatacagagagagagagaaacagagagacacagagaaagagatcttccatcctctatttcactccccaaatggccacaatgactagggctgggccaggccaaaaccaggagcccagaactccatctgtgtcttctatgtgggtgcaggggcccaaacacttgggcatcttttgctgccttcccggtgcattagcaggcagctggatcagaagtggggcagccgggacttgaacctctgctcacatgagatgctggtgtcacagttggcggctccacctgctgtgctacagtgctggcccctggtaagAACAATTTTTTTACAACATTTCTGCGTGTCTTGTGAAGGAGTTTGTTCCAGGGATATTTGTAAAGTAAGCACCCCTAGTTGACAGAAATACTGTTTGCCTCCAGGTCAGAGTAATAAAGATAATGTCTCCTTTTGGGGCAAAGGATGAGCAGGTGCGCTAGTGGCTCCCCGTAAAACATCAGGCCGTCACCAAGCTTGGGGTTGTGCAGCTGGGACAGAAGCCCAGCGACTTCTCCATGACCCACGGGACTTGTGGAGCAAGGGGAGCTAACAGAAACAGGAtcttctgcttcctgctgtgcTACTAGTAGCAAAGTCTTGTTTCTGACCCAGGAGTCTCAGGTCCTCCTCCAGTACCAGTGAAACTGTGGCGGGCTAACTCATGAGCAGGTGAGAACAAGATCCCAAACCCTTTTGAGGTTTTAACACTATCATTGAACTGTCAAAAGAATCAGTAACTGGGGCCAGCGTTtgggtgtagcaggtgaagccgccggctgcagtgccggcatcccacatgggcaccggtttgagtcccggctgctccacttccaatccagctctctgctatggcctaggaaggcagaagaagatggcccaagtgcttgggcccccgagcatgcgtgggagacttggaggaagctcctggcttctgatcagcgcagctctggcccttgcagccagttggggagtgaaacagtgaatggagcacctctctctctgcctttctctctgtgtgtaactctgactttcaaatacataaataaatcttttaaaaaaatcaataactcCCCCTATGTTACCTCCCATTGCACCTCAACCTCCTGAACGTTAGCTCCCATTAGGATAGGAAGCCGTTTTTGTCAATGTCACccaatgtggggaaattagttacatgaggtAATGCAAatatggcgcccaaaggaagtaaggtgggcggaatccaaagttgtttaccactaaagccAATTGGCtacgcaacatcaggggaagtgatGACAGCTGATGACATgtatatagacatatggctagtcctgtAAAAATTGCCCCGTAAAATGAccatttaagtgattggttggtccttagtcctgccccaatgactctgcagttttgtgctataaaaggctctGTTACGCGCGAAATAAACaagttcttgctagacttggctcccccaccctgcgtctgattgtctccgggatcacggcgcacttacctttcctcggacccagtccatcctcgtacgggtggactaagaccctgcatccGAACATAGATAACTTCCAGTTTCAGAGTGTTTTACCCCTGGGCAAAACCCTTCCGCCCTCTGCAGCCCTTGATGCTAGGGGTATAGCCTCCTTGCGAAGTGCTCTGCAATGCACAAACCacactcctgcctctccctgatctgtccctccccagatgccttgctggcctctctctgtggctccacCTGCCCTCGTGGTTGATCTCGCGCTGTGGCCATAAAGACCCTTGTACATGGTAATGACACCCTAGATTCTAGCTCCTGACACAAGCTCTCCAGCCCCTTGGTGAGCAGCCGCACCTCCAACTCAAGTGGTCGTCCCCGGGCCCCCTGCTGTTCTTCACGCCCCAGAGCCAAGCTATCTTTGAGCACTGCCTCTTCCGCTGTTTATGGAATCCATATCCCCTCCTCTTCAGACCCACTCCTGCTCGTGTCCCAAGCCTTCCTGCCCCGGGGGACCACAGCATCCCACTACCTGCACTTCCTGCCCCTCTCGGCCCCTGTGAGgcctccacctctctgttccTAAAACACAAGGCAAATCGGGCCACTTTCCTGCTTCGCTGCGCACGTCAACATCGTGTGACAACACAGCCCACTGTGCTCCTCGACGCCTTGTCCCCCTCAGTCCCTCCCTCGAGGATTTCTCCCATCTGTCTCtggaagggaggtggggaggaggtgcCGCAAAAGAAAACCCAGGCACCGGCGCTAACTGGCGTTAGTGTTATTATCTGGAACCAGGAAATCAAGGTTGCATGAAACACCAGCCACCAGCTTTTTGCCTGCCTCAAACCCACATTGAGTGCACTTGGTTTTTCTTAAAGGATAAAATCATAGTTTGTATCGGGTGCATTTCTACCCagctatttgctattttttttctctgcttctcagggtctcctTGAGAAACAAGCCCAGAGATGCCTTCATTCTCCTCAGTGAAGAGCTCCAGGTCTCCCGATTTCCGGGTGATGGTTGTGTATCTACGAATATATAAttccatattatatatatagcacGCAGGTACAAGTATGTACACAGATATCACATACCTCCCCAAGTATTCTGGCTACATAAATATTAAGTATACTGTATTACATGTGTAAATACATATGTTTATTTGATTTCTTCGTCCTCCAAGCCAACAGAACCAACACCCCTTACTGTCCACCAGGAGGCGCCAGGGGAGGCAAAGGACCTGCGGTACCTTGGCGGTGGTAGAGGTGGCGATGGATGCAGCAGCGATGGAACCGggcttcctttttaaagaatctGTGTGAGCGAAGCGCGCAGAGCCGCGTTATTTCGGGGAGACTCGGTCGCACTCCCCCTCCCGCAGTAGGTAGCGCCCCGGGTGTGCGCGCCCCGCTCGCGGACCCCATGGAGAGACGCCGGAGGCGGCAGCTGGGGCTCCTTTCGCGGCTGCAGCAGGCGGTAACCCGACCCCGCCGGCGCGGGGACTGAAGAGGCGCCGGGGAGAGCGGCGAGCTGTGAACAAAAGCCCGCGGCGCGGGGCCGGAGCCTGGGACGTGGGTAAGTCGGCTCGGCGGGCACGGGCGCGCCGGGCTCTTGGCGCTCCCAGAGCCCATCCGCTGGGGGTGTATCTGGTGAGCATCTGGGGGCGAGTGTCCGAGCCTAGGCTGGGTGGATGGTCCCTGTCGTACCTGTCCTCCTTGCGGAGGAGATCGGGTGCGTCCGGAGGGCTGCAGGCACCTTCTCCATCCCTCGCATGCACCCGGTGGGGGTTGGGGTACAAGAGGCGGGCAGAGCTCCTAGCAAGCCCTGCCCGGGAGGCAGGAGCAAGCATCCACCACCCCTCCCGGCACGTCCTTGGGGATTTCAGCCCTGCCATCGCCCGTGGGCCCTGCGCCATGGGTCTCCTTTGGCAGTGGGAAATCAACCCTAAACTTCTTCCCTCGGCAAACGGGGTCCTCGCAGCAATGCACTTTTGGATGCACAGGCCTCTTCTCTTTTTTGTGTGTTCCTGCAAAACTGCCGCCCGGCAGCCCGCCTAAGCTACAAACAAATACGCTAATCCTCCCGGGAATCCTCCAGCGCCTCCCTCGCCGCCTGCACCGCGATCTTTCCATTTTAACTTGCAGCAGGAAGGGGCTGCGTCCAGCGGGCCGGGCGccgcggggaggggtggggagcatcGCCGCAGACCTCCGCCCAGCACGCCGGGGCCGGGGGAGGCGGAGGCTGTGCTCCGAGCCCCCGCGTCCCCCACCCAGGCCGCCCGGCCTGGGTTTCCAGGCCATCGGGTTTAGGATTTACGTTCCACCAGACCTCTGAGCCTAATCCAGGAAACGGATTAAATCGGGAGGGGTGGCCGTGGATGAGGAGGGGGCGACAGCTCTCAGATGTGTTCCTCTACTCCCTCCCTGTCACCCGCAGAGACGCCGACCAAGCACGCGGCTCAGCCATGGTGGACCCGGTGCccgaggaggagaaggaaggcgCGGAGCCCAGCGGGGCGGGAGGGGACGCGGCTGCGGCGTCCGTGCCCCCGGACGCCCAAGGCGCCCAGCAGCCCGAGGCCGCGTCTGCGTCGTCGTCGGCGGCGGCGCCCGGCAAGGCCGAGGTCACGTGCGCAGCAGAAGGCGGGCGGCGGGAGCAGTCCCCGCTCCTGCACCTGGACCTCTTCAACTTCGACTGCCCCGAGGCCGAGGGCAGCCGCTACGTGCTGACCAGCCCGCGCTCTCTGGAGGCCTGCGCCCGCTGCGCCGTCAAGCCCGTGGAGCTGCTGCCGCGGGCCCTGGCCGACCTGGTGCGCGAGGCCCCGGGTCGCTCCATGCGGGTGGCCACCGGCCTGTACGAGGCGTACGAGGCGGAGCGGCGCGCCAAGCTGCAGCAGTGCCGGGCGGAGCGCGAGCGCATCGTGCGCGAGGAGAAGCGGCGCCTCTTCACGCCGTTGGGCCCCGCGGCCGCCGCGGCCCCGGCGCCCAGtgcgggcagcagcagcagctgcagcagcgccAGCCTCCCGGCCTCGCCGGCACCGCGCGCGGCCCGCAAGGCCTCCTCCAGTCCCTCCCCAGCCCGGACCCAACCTCCGCCCGCGGGCTCTCGGACAGGTAGGAAGAGCCACTCGCTGGACTCGCTGTCCCGCCGGCGGGAGGGCGCCCTCAGCTCCGAGTCTGGCGCGTCGTCGTCGTCCTACAGCGGGGAGAGCCTGCGGGAGCTGCGCTGGCCGCCGCGGGCTTCGGCCCGGAACAGTTACCCGGCGGGGTCGGCGGCCTCGGCCCCCAACCCTCTGGGCCGCCCGACCGCCTTGACCTTGGTTCCCATCACCGGCCGCAGCTTCAGCCTCGGCGACCTGAGCCACTCGCCGCAGACGGCGCAGCACGTGGAGCGCATCGTGCGCCAAGTGCGCGCAGAGCGCGGCCTACGCGGGGTACCCGAGCGCGACCGGAAGATCGCGGCGCTCATGCTGGCGCGGCACCAGGAGGAGCGCCTGCTGCTGGAGCAGCGCGCCGCGGCCCACGGCCAGTGGGAGCAGCAGCGCGTGCGAGCCGAGCAGCGGCGGGAGCGCGAGGAGCGCGAGAAGCAGCGCGCGCTGGAGCAGGGCCGCCGCGCGTGGGCCGCGCAGGTGGAGGAGCGGCGAGGCCGCAGGGGCCGCGAGGAGCGCGAGGCGGcccggcagcggcagcggcagtgCGAGCGCAGCGAGGAGCGGCGGCGGGAGCTGGCCGAGCGCCAGGGCCTGCTGCGGCGGGAGCGGCTGGAGCGCGCGGCGCGGGAGGACCGGCTGCGCAAGCTGCAGCAGGAGCAGAACCTGAAGCAGCGCGAGGAGGGCCTGCAGGAAGGGCGCGAGCGGGCCGAGCAGGTGCGCCGGGAGCGCGCCCAGCGCGCCGCCCGCGCCAAGCAGACGCAGGAGGGCCAGCTGCGGCGGGAGAAGCGGGAGCTGGGCCGGGCGGAGCGCGCGCGCCACGAGGCGCTGGTGCAGGGGCGCGCTCGGCGGCAGCGCGAGGAGTGGGAGGGCCTGCGGAGTTCCCTGGAGGCCAGCTTGGGCCGCGCGCAGGAGAACTACGAGCAGAGGGTGGAGCAGCGCGCCCGGGAGCTGCGGGAGCGGGCCCGGCGCGAGGAGCTGCAGGGGAGGCGCGCCAAGGAGGCGGCCGAGCGCCAGGAGCGGCAGCACCAGGCGCACCTGGAGGCGTTGGCCCGGGCCGGGGAGCGTCGGCTGCAGCACGCGGCGCAGGTGGCCGAGGAGGCGGTGCAGCAGAAGGCGCGGCGCGCCGTCCAGACTCG
The DNA window shown above is from Lepus europaeus isolate LE1 chromosome 22, mLepTim1.pri, whole genome shotgun sequence and carries:
- the CCDC177 gene encoding coiled-coil domain-containing protein 177 — its product is MVDPVPEEEKEGAEPSGAGGDAAAASVPPDAQGAQQPEAASASSSAAAPGKAEVTCAAEGGRREQSPLLHLDLFNFDCPEAEGSRYVLTSPRSLEACARCAVKPVELLPRALADLVREAPGRSMRVATGLYEAYEAERRAKLQQCRAERERIVREEKRRLFTPLGPAAAAAPAPSAGSSSSCSSASLPASPAPRAARKASSSPSPARTQPPPAGSRTGRKSHSLDSLSRRREGALSSESGASSSSYSGESLRELRWPPRASARNSYPAGSAASAPNPLGRPTALTLVPITGRSFSLGDLSHSPQTAQHVERIVRQVRAERGLRGVPERDRKIAALMLARHQEERLLLEQRAAAHGQWEQQRVRAEQRREREEREKQRALEQGRRAWAAQVEERRGRRGREEREAARQRQRQCERSEERRRELAERQGLLRRERLERAAREDRLRKLQQEQNLKQREEGLQEGRERAEQVRRERAQRAARAKQTQEGQLRREKRELGRAERARHEALVQGRARRQREEWEGLRSSLEASLGRAQENYEQRVEQRARELRERARREELQGRRAKEAAERQERQHQAHLEALARAGERRLQHAAQVAEEAVQQKARRAVQTRLEKERTQRANKEKVERDEDCRRRELIQAIGRKLERSEQLSRERRSALESARSTARASFHVREKVREETNTRSFDRMVREAQLHASLDRK